In Candidatus Promineifilum breve, one genomic interval encodes:
- a CDS encoding GNAT family N-acetyltransferase gives MFPQTDDAVFLIDAPALAGLTFRRFRGPSDYAAIATVGNAARGADGTEWVVTVDDVARMYAHLVNSDPARDMVIAEVEGEMVGFVRSEWSREEIGLFRYKFWPAVLPQWRGQGIRRALLRWMEARIREIAAEHPADTPKVFSTSAQAQAQSLIDLLEGEGYRPVRTFHRMVRSLEGSLPDFAMPDGLAMRPVLPEHYRLIWDASNEAFHDHWGYSPEPEESYQEWLEDKVIFTPELWQIAWDVATNEVAGQVGTFIDRLENEKFNRRRGYTEYISVRQPYRRRGLARALIAESLRVLKAEGMTESALFVDAENISGATRLYEECGFRTVDQSMAYQKQL, from the coding sequence ATGTTTCCCCAGACCGACGATGCCGTTTTTCTGATTGACGCCCCCGCCCTTGCCGGGCTAACCTTCCGCCGTTTCCGCGGCCCGAGCGATTACGCCGCCATCGCCACCGTGGGCAACGCCGCCCGCGGGGCCGACGGGACGGAATGGGTGGTCACGGTCGATGACGTGGCCCGCATGTACGCGCATCTGGTCAATAGCGATCCGGCGCGGGATATGGTGATCGCCGAAGTCGAGGGCGAGATGGTCGGCTTCGTGCGCAGCGAATGGTCGCGGGAAGAGATCGGACTGTTTCGTTACAAGTTCTGGCCGGCCGTGCTGCCGCAATGGCGCGGGCAGGGCATTCGCCGGGCTTTGCTCCGGTGGATGGAGGCGCGCATCAGAGAGATCGCCGCCGAGCATCCGGCCGACACGCCCAAGGTATTCTCTACCTCGGCCCAGGCCCAGGCCCAGAGCCTGATCGACCTGCTGGAGGGCGAGGGCTACCGGCCGGTGCGCACCTTCCACCGGATGGTGCGGTCGCTGGAAGGGTCACTGCCCGATTTTGCCATGCCCGATGGTCTGGCGATGCGGCCGGTCCTGCCGGAGCATTACCGGCTCATCTGGGACGCTTCCAACGAGGCCTTTCATGATCATTGGGGTTATAGCCCGGAACCGGAAGAGTCCTATCAGGAGTGGTTGGAGGACAAGGTCATCTTCACGCCGGAGCTGTGGCAGATCGCCTGGGACGTGGCGACCAATGAGGTCGCCGGGCAGGTAGGGACGTTCATCGACCGGCTGGAGAACGAGAAGTTCAATCGCCGGCGCGGCTACACCGAGTACATCAGCGTGCGACAGCCCTACCGCCGCCGCGGCCTGGCCCGCGCCCTCATCGCCGAAAGCCTGCGCGTGCTGAAAGCCGAGGGCATGACCGAATCGGCCCTCTTCGTCGACGCCGAGAATATCAGCGGCGCGACGCGACTCTACGAAGAGTGCGGCTTTAGGACGGTCGACCAGTCGATGGCCTATCAGAAGCAACTTTAG
- a CDS encoding transglutaminase-like domain-containing protein produces MTHPFDFYAAPGPMTTPGALAPFLSDLPHNVPALVHVVQGLLIHVFWAGRYGVELDDARRGEVQLRAVDRQLQRILELDPRPLAETRDPACRLVGNCRDFSVMLTTMLRAQGVPARARCGFGAYFEPNHYEDHWVVEYWHAAENRWVLVDAQLDELQQRVLGIDFDPLDVPRDQFITGGRAWRMARAEGADPAAFGIHDMSGLWFIRGNLVRDVAALNKVELLPWDIWGLAYVEGGDEALSDEDMAALDDMAALSGGDVAEFDRLRALYEVDSRWRVPRTILSFTGPEPVSIDLGLS; encoded by the coding sequence ATGACCCACCCGTTTGACTTCTATGCCGCCCCCGGCCCAATGACGACACCGGGCGCGCTGGCTCCTTTCCTGTCCGACTTGCCGCACAATGTCCCCGCGCTCGTCCACGTTGTACAGGGGTTGTTGATCCACGTCTTCTGGGCCGGCCGCTACGGCGTGGAACTCGATGACGCCCGCCGCGGCGAGGTGCAGTTGCGCGCCGTGGACCGGCAACTGCAACGTATTCTCGAACTCGACCCGCGGCCGCTGGCCGAGACCCGCGATCCGGCTTGCCGCCTCGTCGGCAATTGCCGCGACTTCTCCGTCATGCTGACGACCATGTTGCGCGCTCAGGGCGTGCCGGCCCGCGCCCGTTGCGGCTTCGGCGCTTACTTCGAGCCAAACCATTATGAGGATCATTGGGTGGTCGAATATTGGCACGCGGCCGAGAACCGCTGGGTGCTGGTCGATGCCCAACTGGACGAGCTGCAACAGCGCGTGCTGGGCATCGACTTCGACCCGCTCGACGTGCCCCGCGACCAGTTCATCACCGGCGGCCGAGCGTGGCGGATGGCCCGCGCCGAGGGGGCCGACCCGGCGGCGTTCGGCATCCACGACATGAGCGGCCTGTGGTTCATCCGCGGCAATCTGGTGCGCGACGTGGCCGCGCTGAACAAGGTTGAGTTGCTGCCCTGGGACATCTGGGGGCTGGCCTACGTCGAGGGCGGCGACGAGGCCCTGAGCGATGAGGATATGGCCGCGCTGGACGACATGGCCGCGCTCAGCGGCGGCGACGTGGCCGAGTTCGACCGCTTGCGCGCGCTGTATGAGGTCGACTCGCGCTGGCGCGTGCCGCGCACGATCCTCAGTTTCACCGGGCCGGAGCCGGTTAGTATCGATCTGGGGCTAAGCTGA
- a CDS encoding GNAT family N-acetyltransferase produces MNTTHRPYSEAAGDFNRLARFFIDDVANVRARSTWCLGRIVDWKWAVYAGKQRTPFFTDDNAHLWFDGFDRLTGFVIAESGDAGIAIITRAGYRFLFEEMLCWALDTWAGRGPRFGIELTEEQATEIEILKRHGFARAATFWTRRFDLTGPLVPRPTLEPGFTMVDMATHPDYRGQRLLRYNAFHRGAEYTPDELPHALMLDEVSRRNPIYHAPTDICVMAPDGRLVAGCEALIDAHNLEADIERVCTHEGFRRRGLARAAIIECLHRLKEMGLRSAYIMGYSEGALALYGSLGAVDEQAAYEYVRE; encoded by the coding sequence ATGAACACTACGCACCGACCTTACTCGGAAGCCGCCGGCGACTTCAACCGGCTGGCCCGCTTTTTCATCGACGACGTTGCCAACGTCCGCGCCCGCTCCACCTGGTGTCTGGGCCGCATTGTGGATTGGAAGTGGGCCGTCTATGCCGGCAAACAGCGGACGCCTTTCTTCACTGACGACAACGCCCACCTGTGGTTTGACGGCTTCGACAGGCTGACCGGCTTCGTCATCGCCGAGTCGGGCGATGCCGGCATCGCCATTATCACCCGCGCCGGCTATCGCTTCCTGTTCGAGGAGATGCTCTGTTGGGCGCTGGACACCTGGGCCGGCCGCGGGCCGCGCTTCGGCATCGAACTCACCGAGGAGCAGGCCACTGAGATCGAAATTTTGAAGCGCCACGGCTTTGCCCGCGCCGCCACGTTCTGGACACGCCGCTTCGACCTGACCGGCCCGCTCGTCCCGCGGCCGACGCTGGAGCCGGGCTTCACGATGGTGGACATGGCGACCCATCCCGACTATCGCGGCCAACGCCTGTTGCGCTATAACGCCTTCCATCGCGGCGCGGAATACACGCCCGACGAGTTGCCCCACGCACTCATGCTCGATGAGGTCAGCCGCCGCAACCCCATCTACCACGCGCCGACCGACATCTGCGTCATGGCCCCCGACGGCCGCCTCGTGGCCGGCTGCGAGGCGCTCATCGACGCCCATAATCTGGAGGCCGACATCGAGCGCGTCTGCACCCACGAGGGGTTCCGGCGGCGCGGTTTGGCTCGCGCGGCGATCATCGAGTGCCTGCACCGGCTGAAAGAGATGGGCCTGCGCAGCGCCTACATCATGGGCTATAGCGAGGGGGCGCTGGCTCTCTATGGCTCTCTGGGCGCGGTGGACGAACAGGCGGCGTATGAGTACGTCAGAGAGTGA
- a CDS encoding serine hydroxymethyltransferase, with protein MTTTVADSTFEVHDPAILAGARAILDACCSGQEMQDAVLAAVRRNERWRGEQCINLLAPEAPTSPAVRALLSSEVGTRAAEGHIGRVNRWFAGTAHIDEIEALCVELLKQVFRARYADHRLVASMIGNLAVYTALTAPGDVIMSIPQPFGGHSSNRPDGPAGVRGLKIVDVPMDPVELEVDLDLFRKTAALVRPKLVALGASMTLFPFPLREMSAALEEWGGKLFFDGAHQVGLIAGGQFQDPLREGAAVLTGSAGKTFSGPQSGIIVWDDPALTQPITQAIFPVLAATHQVNRVAALAVAAAEMIAFGERYMAQIVGNAQALGAALAARGIPVLGAHKGYTRTHQVIADARAFGGGLDTAHTLARANLITNKNLIPGDRPEDWDRPGGLRLGTIEVTRLGMGEPEMATIAGFMARVLVEREAPESVMEDVIDFRQGYQTLYYDFEQGLPPHLPNRS; from the coding sequence ATGACCACGACTGTAGCCGATTCCACGTTCGAAGTTCACGACCCGGCCATTCTGGCCGGGGCCAGGGCCATCCTCGACGCCTGCTGCTCCGGCCAGGAGATGCAAGACGCGGTGCTCGCCGCCGTGCGGCGCAATGAGCGCTGGCGCGGCGAGCAGTGTATCAACCTGCTGGCCCCCGAAGCGCCCACCAGCCCGGCCGTGCGTGCCCTGCTGTCGTCGGAGGTGGGCACGCGGGCGGCCGAGGGCCACATCGGCCGCGTCAATCGCTGGTTCGCCGGCACGGCTCACATCGACGAGATCGAGGCGTTGTGCGTGGAACTGTTGAAGCAGGTCTTCCGCGCCCGCTATGCCGACCACCGCCTCGTCGCCAGCATGATCGGCAATCTGGCCGTCTATACCGCCCTGACCGCGCCGGGCGACGTCATTATGAGCATCCCCCAGCCGTTCGGCGGCCATTCCAGCAACCGGCCCGATGGCCCGGCCGGCGTGCGTGGGCTGAAGATCGTCGACGTGCCCATGGATCCGGTGGAACTGGAAGTCGATCTCGATCTGTTCCGCAAGACGGCGGCCCTGGTGCGGCCGAAGTTGGTAGCGCTGGGCGCGTCGATGACCCTGTTCCCGTTCCCCCTGCGCGAGATGAGCGCGGCGCTGGAAGAATGGGGCGGCAAGTTGTTCTTCGACGGCGCGCACCAGGTTGGCCTGATCGCCGGCGGGCAGTTCCAGGACCCGTTGCGCGAGGGCGCGGCGGTGCTGACCGGCTCGGCGGGCAAGACGTTCAGCGGCCCGCAGAGCGGCATCATCGTCTGGGACGACCCGGCGCTGACCCAACCCATCACCCAGGCCATCTTCCCCGTGCTGGCCGCCACCCATCAGGTGAACCGTGTGGCGGCGCTGGCCGTGGCCGCGGCGGAGATGATCGCCTTCGGCGAGCGGTACATGGCCCAGATCGTGGGCAATGCCCAGGCGTTGGGCGCGGCGCTGGCGGCGCGCGGCATCCCCGTGCTGGGCGCCCACAAGGGGTACACACGCACCCATCAGGTCATCGCCGACGCGCGGGCCTTCGGCGGCGGGCTGGACACGGCCCATACGCTGGCCCGCGCCAACCTGATCACCAACAAGAATCTGATCCCCGGCGACCGGCCGGAGGATTGGGACCGCCCGGGCGGGTTGCGCCTGGGCACGATTGAGGTCACGCGGCTGGGCATGGGCGAGCCGGAGATGGCGACCATTGCCGGCTTCATGGCCCGCGTCCTGGTCGAGCGGGAAGCGCCGGAGTCGGTCATGGAGGACGTGATCGACTTTCGGCAAGGGTATCAGACGCTGTATTACGATTTTGAGCAAGGATTGCCGCCCCATTTGCCGAACAGATCGTGA
- a CDS encoding FAD-binding oxidoreductase has translation MNTNSGETIQPASAAIDALRALHHGPLLLPGAADYDTARTVWNAMIDRRPVLVARCRDAADVVAGVNFAREHGLPLSVKGGGHNIAGTAVGEGLMLDLSLMKEVVVNPEARTAVAQPGCLLSDVDRATQAHGLAAVLGFISMTGIAGLTLGGGFGYLTRRFGWTCDTVLSLEVVTAAGEVVIASETENPDLFWGLRGGGGNFGVVTRFTYKLYPVGPEIIAGAVVWPGADAPAVLDMYRALTANAPPEQTVVAVLRKAPPAPWLPADIHGKPVVALFVCDTGPLAAAEARAAAIKSFGTPVGDVLQRRPYLAQQTLIDGTQPPGRRDYWKSEYLPRLEPEMLTKYIDNAWRMVSPFAGVTLFPIGGALNELPEDYSAVGNRDAAFVLAIAAGWERAEDDAANIAWVRQTWQALRPFSTGGTYVNFLTEEEGDPRIRDAYGRNYERLIDVKTRWDPTNLFRANKNIAPRS, from the coding sequence GTGAATACAAATAGTGGAGAAACGATTCAACCGGCGTCCGCGGCTATCGATGCCTTGCGGGCGCTTCATCACGGGCCGCTGCTGCTGCCCGGCGCGGCCGACTATGACACGGCCCGCACCGTCTGGAACGCCATGATCGACCGGCGGCCGGTGCTCGTCGCCCGCTGTCGGGACGCGGCCGACGTTGTGGCCGGGGTCAATTTCGCCCGCGAACACGGGCTGCCGCTGTCGGTCAAGGGCGGCGGCCACAACATCGCCGGCACGGCCGTCGGCGAGGGGCTGATGCTCGACCTGTCGCTTATGAAGGAGGTGGTCGTCAACCCGGAGGCGCGCACGGCCGTCGCGCAACCGGGCTGCCTGCTGAGCGACGTGGATCGGGCGACGCAGGCGCATGGGCTGGCCGCCGTGCTGGGTTTCATCTCGATGACGGGCATCGCCGGGCTGACGTTGGGCGGCGGCTTCGGCTACCTGACCCGGCGCTTCGGCTGGACGTGCGACACCGTCCTGTCGCTGGAGGTCGTCACCGCCGCTGGCGAGGTCGTCATCGCCAGCGAGACCGAGAACCCCGACCTGTTCTGGGGCCTGCGCGGCGGCGGCGGCAACTTCGGCGTGGTGACGCGCTTCACCTACAAGCTGTACCCCGTCGGGCCGGAGATCATCGCCGGGGCCGTGGTCTGGCCGGGGGCCGACGCCCCGGCGGTGCTGGACATGTACCGGGCGTTGACGGCCAACGCCCCGCCGGAGCAGACTGTGGTCGCCGTGCTGCGCAAAGCCCCGCCCGCGCCGTGGCTGCCGGCCGACATCCACGGCAAGCCCGTTGTGGCCCTGTTCGTCTGCGACACCGGCCCGCTGGCCGCGGCCGAGGCGCGCGCCGCGGCCATCAAGTCGTTCGGTACGCCGGTGGGCGACGTCCTGCAGCGGCGGCCCTATCTCGCGCAACAAACCCTCATCGACGGCACCCAGCCGCCGGGCCGGCGCGACTACTGGAAGTCGGAGTATCTGCCGCGACTGGAGCCGGAGATGCTGACCAAGTACATCGACAACGCCTGGCGCATGGTCTCGCCCTTCGCCGGCGTCACGCTCTTCCCCATCGGTGGCGCGCTGAACGAATTGCCGGAGGATTACTCGGCCGTGGGCAACCGGGACGCCGCTTTCGTGCTGGCTATCGCGGCCGGCTGGGAGCGGGCCGAGGACGACGCGGCCAACATCGCCTGGGTGCGCCAGACGTGGCAGGCCCTGCGCCCCTTCTCCACCGGCGGTACGTATGTCAACTTTCTGACCGAGGAGGAAGGCGACCCGCGCATTCGCGACGCCTACGGCCGCAATTATGAGCGGCTGATCGACGTGAAGACGCGCTGGGATCCCACCAACCTGTTCCGGGCCAACAAGAACATCGCTCCACGCTCGTGA
- a CDS encoding aldo/keto reductase, whose protein sequence is MNNLQPLGRSELLVPRLGIGAMTWGHATGLARFHPAKLAYGGADNPDEEQGAFEAALSAGATLFDTAAMYSGGASERRLGELAGGTAALIATKFPPGLRSKTEDLPAALEGSLRRLRRETIDLYQHHFPSDRMDIPRLMAFMADAVKAGQVRAVGVSNYSAEQMRQAHAALADHGIPLASNQVEYSLLHRRPESNGVLDACRELGITLIAYQPLAGGALTGKYAAGERPRGLRRFMMGYFRGDKQAAIAPVVALLREIGDRYGMTPAQVAIRWLIENECVLPIPGAKNGRQAAANAQALAFSLTADEVEALDGASVTWRE, encoded by the coding sequence ATGAACAACTTACAGCCTTTGGGACGCAGCGAATTGCTGGTACCGCGCCTGGGCATCGGCGCGATGACCTGGGGCCACGCCACGGGCCTGGCCCGCTTTCACCCGGCCAAGCTGGCCTATGGCGGGGCCGACAATCCCGACGAGGAGCAGGGCGCCTTCGAGGCCGCGCTGAGCGCCGGGGCCACCCTGTTCGACACGGCGGCCATGTACAGCGGCGGCGCGTCGGAGCGGCGGCTGGGCGAATTGGCCGGCGGCACGGCGGCCCTCATCGCCACCAAGTTCCCGCCCGGCCTGCGCTCCAAGACGGAGGATTTGCCCGCCGCGCTGGAGGGCAGCCTGCGGCGGTTGCGGCGCGAGACGATTGACCTGTACCAGCACCACTTCCCCTCCGACCGGATGGACATCCCGCGGCTGATGGCCTTCATGGCCGACGCAGTGAAAGCGGGCCAGGTGCGGGCGGTGGGCGTCAGTAACTACTCGGCCGAGCAAATGCGCCAGGCCCACGCCGCGCTGGCCGACCACGGCATCCCCCTGGCCTCCAATCAGGTGGAATATTCGCTGCTGCACCGCCGGCCGGAAAGTAACGGCGTGCTCGACGCCTGCCGCGAATTGGGCATCACGCTCATCGCCTACCAGCCGCTGGCCGGCGGCGCGCTGACCGGCAAGTATGCCGCCGGAGAACGGCCGCGGGGGCTGCGCCGCTTTATGATGGGCTACTTCCGCGGCGACAAGCAGGCGGCCATCGCTCCGGTGGTGGCGCTATTGCGCGAGATCGGCGACCGCTACGGCATGACCCCGGCCCAGGTCGCCATCCGCTGGCTGATCGAGAACGAATGCGTGCTGCCCATTCCCGGCGCGAAGAACGGCCGCCAGGCGGCGGCCAATGCCCAGGCCCTGGCCTTCAGCCTGACGGCCGACGAGGTCGAAGCACTGGATGGGGCCAGTGTGACCTGGCGGGAGTGA
- a CDS encoding TetR/AcrR family transcriptional regulator, translated as MKSEIAPKDQLFQTAAQLFYRHGYRATGVDTIAAESGIGKMTLYRHYPSKDDLIVAYLRDSDALFWRGFEQITAAAPTPRAKLLAFFVALQSYVMSDACYGCPFLNAAAEYPDPDHPAHRVAVEHKRIVGDRFRQLVEAGQAPRPDETAAALVLLMDGAYMTSRMFGASPENPSAHLAAAARRLLGEEEETTD; from the coding sequence ATGAAATCGGAGATCGCGCCCAAGGATCAGCTTTTTCAGACGGCGGCGCAGTTGTTCTATCGCCACGGCTACCGGGCCACCGGCGTGGATACCATCGCCGCTGAATCGGGCATCGGCAAGATGACGCTCTACCGCCACTATCCGTCGAAGGACGATCTGATCGTGGCCTATCTGCGCGACAGCGACGCCCTGTTCTGGCGCGGTTTCGAGCAGATCACCGCCGCCGCCCCCACCCCACGGGCCAAGCTGCTGGCGTTCTTTGTGGCGCTACAGAGCTACGTGATGTCCGATGCCTGCTATGGCTGCCCGTTCCTCAACGCCGCCGCCGAATACCCTGACCCCGATCATCCGGCCCACCGCGTGGCCGTGGAGCACAAGCGGATCGTGGGCGACCGCTTCCGGCAACTGGTCGAGGCGGGGCAGGCGCCGCGCCCGGACGAAACGGCCGCCGCGCTGGTGTTGCTGATGGATGGGGCCTACATGACCTCGCGCATGTTCGGCGCGTCGCCGGAAAACCCATCCGCCCACCTGGCCGCGGCCGCGCGACGATTACTGGGGGAAGAAGAAGAAACCACAGATTAA
- a CDS encoding GNAT family N-acetyltransferase: protein MTPIPNLALRDVEPADLPIFFEQQRDPAGVHMAAFTMQNPDDRAAFDAHWAYILAETNVVFRTIVVDGQVAGSVLSYVGDIGPEVSYWLGREFWGRGIATAALDAFLEVQTTRPLFARAAADNAASLRVLQNCGFLITGQERGYAVARKQVIDEYVLELRETND, encoded by the coding sequence TTGACACCCATCCCCAACCTGGCCCTGCGCGACGTGGAACCGGCCGATCTGCCGATCTTCTTTGAGCAGCAGCGCGACCCGGCGGGCGTCCACATGGCCGCCTTCACCATGCAAAACCCGGACGACCGGGCGGCGTTCGACGCCCATTGGGCCTACATCCTGGCCGAGACAAACGTTGTCTTCCGCACCATCGTCGTTGATGGACAGGTGGCCGGCAGCGTGCTCAGCTACGTGGGCGACATCGGCCCGGAGGTCAGCTACTGGCTCGGCCGCGAGTTCTGGGGCCGGGGCATCGCCACGGCGGCGCTGGACGCCTTCCTCGAGGTGCAGACGACGCGCCCCCTCTTCGCCCGCGCCGCGGCCGACAACGCCGCTTCGCTGCGCGTGCTGCAAAATTGCGGCTTCCTCATCACCGGCCAGGAGCGGGGCTACGCCGTCGCCCGCAAGCAGGTCATTGACGAATACGTCCTGGAATTAAGGGAAACCAACGATTAG
- a CDS encoding GrpB family protein gives MIEIVAYNPAWPAEFDAIRAVLQEALGPLALRIDHIGSTAVPGLSAKDVIDVQVTVAALSPEVAERLRAAGFQQREELRYDHVPPGAAEDPRQWVKLFFNQPAGQRRANIHVRVAGNPNQRYPLLFRDYLRAHPHSAAAIDRVKRAIAAHHADDIEAYYDIKDPVYDLIWDAAQEWAARREGDDA, from the coding sequence ATGATCGAAATTGTCGCTTATAACCCCGCCTGGCCGGCCGAGTTCGACGCCATCCGCGCCGTCCTGCAAGAAGCACTCGGCCCGCTGGCCCTGCGCATCGACCACATCGGCTCGACGGCCGTGCCCGGCCTCAGCGCCAAGGACGTCATCGACGTGCAGGTGACGGTCGCCGCGCTGTCGCCGGAGGTAGCCGAACGACTGCGTGCCGCCGGCTTCCAGCAGCGGGAAGAATTGCGCTATGACCACGTGCCGCCCGGCGCGGCTGAAGACCCGCGGCAATGGGTCAAGCTCTTCTTTAATCAGCCGGCCGGGCAGCGCCGGGCCAATATCCACGTGCGGGTGGCCGGCAACCCCAACCAGCGCTATCCGCTCCTGTTTCGCGATTATCTGCGCGCCCACCCCCATTCGGCCGCGGCCATCGACCGCGTGAAGCGGGCCATCGCCGCCCACCATGCCGACGATATTGAGGCCTATTACGACATCAAGGACCCGGTCTATGATCTGATCTGGGACGCGGCGCAGGAGTGGGCGGCGCGGCGGGAGGGCGACGACGCTTGA
- a CDS encoding MoaD/ThiS family protein yields MIRVIIPHHLRNLAGTGAEVTLDVAEPVTQRAVLDALEARYPMLRGTVRDYATGQRRPFLRFFAGVEDLSHESPDAPLPDAVAAGVEPYRIIGAIAGG; encoded by the coding sequence GTGATTCGCGTCATCATCCCCCACCATTTGCGCAACCTGGCCGGCACGGGCGCGGAAGTGACCCTCGACGTGGCCGAGCCGGTGACGCAGCGGGCCGTGCTCGACGCGCTGGAGGCCCGCTACCCGATGTTGCGCGGCACGGTGCGCGATTATGCCACCGGGCAGCGGCGGCCGTTCCTGCGCTTCTTCGCCGGTGTGGAAGATCTGTCGCACGAATCGCCCGACGCGCCGCTGCCCGACGCCGTGGCCGCCGGGGTTGAGCCGTATCGCATCATTGGGGCCATCGCCGGCGGCTAA
- a CDS encoding WD40/YVTN/BNR-like repeat-containing protein, giving the protein MSTVRVLVGTRKGAFILTSDEARQEWHVDGPHFGGLQFYHLKGSPVDPNRIYASQTDDWFGQVMHRSDDGGKTWTTVGNEFPYDGLPGTHQWYDGTPHPWEFKRVWHLEPSLTERDVVYAGVEDAALFRSEDAGQTWRELSGLREHHTGGIWQPGAGGLCLHTIILDPSDPNRIYIAISAAGAFRTDDGGQTWKPINQGLRSDYIPDEKAEVGHCVHHIAMHPSRPGVLFMQKHWDVMRSDNGGDLWHEVSDNLPSDFGFVIDVHAHEPETIYVVPIKSDSEHYPPDGKLRVYRSRSGGNGWEALSDGLPQENCYVNVLRDAMSVDTADPCGIYFGTTGGQVYASADAGDHWTAIVRDLPPVLSVEVQLLP; this is encoded by the coding sequence ATGAGTACCGTGAGAGTCCTGGTCGGCACGCGCAAGGGTGCCTTCATTTTAACGTCGGACGAGGCGCGCCAGGAATGGCACGTCGACGGCCCCCACTTCGGCGGCTTGCAATTCTATCATCTCAAAGGCTCACCCGTCGATCCCAATCGCATCTACGCCTCGCAGACCGACGACTGGTTCGGCCAGGTGATGCACCGCTCCGACGACGGCGGCAAGACGTGGACGACCGTGGGCAACGAGTTCCCCTATGACGGCTTACCCGGCACGCACCAATGGTATGATGGCACGCCCCACCCGTGGGAGTTCAAGCGCGTCTGGCATCTGGAGCCGTCGCTGACCGAGCGCGATGTGGTCTACGCCGGGGTCGAAGACGCCGCCCTGTTCCGCTCCGAAGACGCCGGCCAGACCTGGCGGGAGCTGTCCGGCTTGCGCGAGCACCACACCGGCGGCATCTGGCAGCCGGGCGCGGGCGGGCTATGCCTGCACACGATCATCCTCGACCCGAGCGACCCCAACCGCATCTACATTGCCATCTCGGCCGCCGGGGCCTTCCGCACCGACGACGGCGGCCAGACGTGGAAGCCCATCAATCAGGGCTTGCGCTCCGACTACATCCCCGATGAAAAGGCCGAGGTGGGCCATTGCGTCCACCACATCGCCATGCACCCGTCGCGGCCGGGCGTGTTGTTCATGCAAAAGCATTGGGACGTGATGCGCAGCGACAACGGCGGCGACCTCTGGCACGAGGTCAGCGATAACCTGCCCAGCGACTTCGGCTTCGTCATCGACGTTCACGCCCACGAGCCGGAGACGATCTACGTCGTGCCCATCAAGAGCGACTCGGAGCACTACCCGCCGGACGGCAAACTGCGCGTCTATCGTAGCCGGAGCGGCGGCAACGGCTGGGAGGCGTTGAGCGACGGCCTGCCGCAGGAGAATTGCTACGTCAATGTGCTGCGCGACGCCATGTCGGTCGATACGGCCGACCCGTGCGGCATCTACTTCGGCACGACGGGTGGCCAGGTCTACGCCTCGGCCGACGCCGGCGACCACTGGACGGCCATCGTGCGCGATCTGCCGCCCGTGCTGTCGGTGGAAGTGCAACTGCTGCCGTGA